Proteins encoded in a region of the Planococcus shixiaomingii genome:
- the hisH gene encoding imidazole glycerol phosphate synthase subunit HisH yields MIIGIIDYGMGNLFSVEQALKKLECTVILSDDPEILGKAEAILLPGVGAFPDAMELLNEKGLSSFIQSLPEKNIPLLGICLGMQLLYEDSTEGKLTQGLGLLKGHVRRFEKGTDRIPHMGWNRLEFSRMPYWLNDVQSDTHVYFVHSFLAVETAPEEVWATAGYSGVEVPGVVGSGWITGMQFHPEKSGDFGHYLLEQWIANVRRNQNEQVSNLSRD; encoded by the coding sequence ATGATTATCGGCATTATCGATTACGGCATGGGCAATTTGTTCAGTGTCGAACAGGCGTTGAAAAAACTGGAATGCACGGTCATCCTATCCGATGATCCTGAAATTCTTGGCAAAGCGGAAGCGATTCTTTTGCCGGGAGTCGGTGCATTTCCAGATGCTATGGAATTGTTGAACGAAAAAGGCTTGTCTTCTTTTATTCAGTCCCTGCCTGAAAAAAACATTCCGCTCCTCGGAATTTGCCTAGGGATGCAATTGCTGTATGAAGACAGCACCGAAGGGAAATTGACACAAGGGTTGGGTTTATTGAAAGGCCATGTTCGGCGTTTTGAAAAAGGAACGGACCGTATTCCACATATGGGCTGGAACCGGCTTGAATTTTCCCGCATGCCGTATTGGCTCAACGATGTGCAAAGCGATACCCACGTCTATTTTGTGCATTCATTTTTAGCTGTAGAGACAGCGCCGGAGGAAGTTTGGGCGACGGCCGGCTATAGCGGCGTTGAAGTGCCTGGAGTAGTCGGCAGCGGCTGGATCACCGGTATGCAGTTCCACCCGGAAAAATCCGGAGATTTCGGCCATTATTTATTGGAGCAATGGATTGCAAACGTCAGGAGGAACCAAAATGAGCAAGTTTCAAATTTATCCCGCGATTGA
- the hisA gene encoding 1-(5-phosphoribosyl)-5-[(5-phosphoribosylamino)methylideneamino]imidazole-4-carboxamide isomerase gives MSKFQIYPAIDLRGGKCVRLFQGDYAQETVYGDSPYDMAKKFADAGAEWIHMVDLDGAKDGVRINDESVLKAATLPVNVQVGGGIRTREDIEHYLANGVSRVIIGSLAIREPELVVSFIEEFGPEKIVIGIDAKNGMAATEGWIETSGQSAKDVANFFASKGAKHFIYTDIATDGTLAGPNIEANKELADSPQAEIIVSGGIGTLNDIRNVKRAAEESNIAGVIIGKALYENRFSLEEALSC, from the coding sequence ATGAGCAAGTTTCAAATTTATCCCGCGATTGATTTGCGCGGCGGAAAATGCGTCCGCTTGTTTCAAGGGGACTATGCGCAGGAGACGGTATACGGCGATTCGCCCTATGACATGGCGAAAAAATTCGCCGATGCTGGTGCCGAGTGGATTCACATGGTCGACTTAGACGGTGCGAAAGACGGTGTTCGCATCAACGACGAATCCGTCTTGAAAGCGGCCACTTTGCCGGTCAACGTCCAAGTGGGCGGAGGCATCCGGACGCGCGAAGATATTGAGCATTACTTGGCGAACGGCGTCAGCCGCGTCATCATTGGCAGCCTGGCAATCCGGGAACCGGAACTTGTCGTGTCGTTCATTGAAGAGTTCGGTCCTGAAAAAATCGTCATTGGCATCGATGCAAAAAACGGCATGGCGGCAACAGAAGGCTGGATTGAAACGTCCGGCCAATCGGCAAAAGACGTCGCCAATTTCTTTGCCTCAAAAGGCGCAAAGCATTTTATATACACCGATATCGCAACTGACGGAACGCTTGCCGGCCCGAACATTGAAGCGAATAAAGAATTGGCCGATTCCCCGCAAGCGGAAATCATTGTTTCTGGTGGCATCGGTACGTTAAACGATATCCGCAACGTCAAACGAGCGGCGGAAGAAAGCAATATTGCCGGTGTCATCATCGGCAAAGCGCTTTATGAAAACCGCTTTAGTTTAGAGGAGGCATTATCATGCTGA
- the hisF gene encoding imidazole glycerol phosphate synthase subunit HisF has translation MLTKRIIPCLDVKEGRVVKGVSFVSLRDAGDPMELARFYDKQGADELVFLDISASHEGKETMVEVVKTVASELSIPFTVGGGIRTLDDMKRMLRAGADKVSLNTAALDRPELIKEGADFFGSQCIVVAIDAKRNGDSWDVYTHGGRNKTDWDAIEWAKKSVELGAGELLVTSMDMDGVKNGFDLELTKAIRDAVEVPVIASGGAGTREHFEDVFKKVDADAALAASIFHYRETSIAEVKEYLRKEGVNVR, from the coding sequence ATGCTGACAAAACGAATCATTCCGTGTCTGGATGTAAAAGAAGGGCGTGTAGTGAAAGGCGTCAGTTTCGTGTCGCTGCGGGATGCCGGGGACCCGATGGAACTTGCGCGTTTTTATGACAAGCAAGGAGCGGATGAGCTGGTCTTTTTGGATATTTCTGCTTCCCACGAAGGCAAAGAAACGATGGTCGAAGTCGTGAAGACGGTGGCGTCGGAATTGTCCATTCCGTTTACGGTAGGCGGCGGCATCCGGACGCTTGACGATATGAAGCGCATGCTGCGCGCTGGAGCGGACAAGGTTTCGTTAAATACAGCGGCTCTTGACCGGCCGGAACTGATCAAAGAAGGAGCGGACTTTTTCGGTTCACAGTGCATCGTCGTAGCAATTGACGCCAAACGAAACGGCGACAGCTGGGATGTTTACACGCACGGAGGCCGCAACAAAACCGACTGGGACGCCATAGAATGGGCCAAGAAAAGCGTCGAGCTTGGAGCCGGCGAACTGTTGGTGACGAGCATGGACATGGATGGCGTTAAAAACGGCTTTGATCTGGAGCTGACAAAAGCGATCCGCGATGCCGTGGAAGTGCCGGTCATTGCCAGCGGCGGAGCAGGAACGCGAGAACATTTTGAAGATGTCTTTAAAAAAGTCGATGCGGATGCGGCATTGGCAGCCTCCATTTTTCATTATAGAGAAACGAGCATCGCTGAAGTGAAAGAGTATTTGCGGAAAGAAGGAGTGAATGTCCGATGA
- the hisIE gene encoding bifunctional phosphoribosyl-AMP cyclohydrolase/phosphoribosyl-ATP diphosphatase HisIE: MTDVKFDKDGLIPVIIQDAATKEVLTLAYANEEALQKTIETNETWLYSRSRNELWNKGATSGNTQQVTAVRLDCDGDSLIYEVIPNGPACHTGEKSCFHKTIHGTANESAADMFKQLTSLIEDREQEMPEGAYTTYLFTEGVDKICKKVGEEAAEVIIAAKNRDAQELSMETADLFYHVLVLLQEQKVSLDQVVEVLKERHATKTASK; encoded by the coding sequence ATGACAGATGTGAAATTTGATAAAGACGGCCTAATCCCTGTTATTATTCAGGACGCGGCAACGAAAGAAGTATTGACGCTGGCGTATGCCAACGAAGAAGCACTCCAAAAAACGATTGAAACGAATGAAACTTGGCTATATTCAAGAAGCCGGAATGAGCTGTGGAACAAAGGCGCAACAAGCGGCAACACGCAGCAAGTCACAGCGGTGCGCTTAGATTGCGACGGCGATTCGTTGATCTATGAAGTGATTCCGAACGGACCGGCTTGCCACACTGGCGAAAAGAGCTGCTTCCATAAAACGATCCACGGCACTGCAAACGAATCGGCGGCAGACATGTTCAAGCAATTGACATCTCTCATCGAAGACCGGGAGCAGGAAATGCCAGAAGGCGCCTATACGACGTATTTGTTTACAGAAGGCGTTGACAAAATTTGCAAGAAAGTCGGAGAAGAAGCGGCTGAAGTGATTATCGCTGCGAAGAACCGCGATGCACAAGAATTATCGATGGAAACGGCCGACCTTTTCTATCATGTGCTCGTTTTGCTGCAAGAGCAGAAAGTGAGCTTGGATCAAGTGGTAGAGGTATTAAAAGAGCGTCACGCAACTAAAACCGCAAGTAAATAA
- a CDS encoding tetratricopeptide repeat protein — MENKKKKHKENVLSFIPTGEYYYKKALKELQRDQFPKAHKYLQRASELSPKDPLILMQFGIVLMEMQEFEQAMDVLRDAYSIDPEETDILFFLAEVHAHMGMFLDARKYAKKYIEQDIQGEYAAEAMEIIDFAEQEDWQLFDDDGEAQDSEHFYQQEKARRWMEQGNFAGAIHLLEQLIEEKPDFWGAHNNLALAYFYIGESEMAKTLLHDVLRRNPGNLHALCNLAVFHYYEKNDELEDILELLKKIQPYVFEHRYKLGATFALVGKYKEAYRWLRSLQKRGFDGDPAFYFWLSHAAYHSGHEEVARQAWKQLTKMDPDKDGYEPWSENAVMPHVDALEHDRDYLVEKLDHSHKSERLFGLFLLGKSSHRQEIISHPKWLQADQPSALETYLLGYALGHRFKETVPEEQAFMRAMQTTEILYAKEGMVTQQGSYAFQMWFMIFDKAFDRNYQFKNPNALAAAADYMFNSSRDHSVTKKAIAETYGISPATLTKYVNELIQYLPLFES; from the coding sequence TTGGAAAATAAAAAGAAAAAACACAAAGAGAATGTATTGTCGTTCATTCCGACAGGGGAATATTACTACAAGAAGGCACTCAAAGAGCTGCAGCGCGACCAGTTTCCGAAAGCCCATAAATACTTGCAGCGCGCTTCGGAATTGAGTCCTAAAGATCCGCTCATCTTGATGCAATTTGGCATTGTGCTGATGGAAATGCAGGAGTTCGAACAAGCTATGGACGTCTTGCGGGACGCCTACAGCATCGATCCGGAAGAAACGGATATCCTCTTTTTCCTGGCAGAAGTGCATGCGCATATGGGCATGTTTTTGGATGCCCGGAAATACGCCAAAAAATACATCGAGCAGGATATTCAAGGCGAATATGCTGCAGAAGCGATGGAAATCATCGATTTTGCCGAACAGGAAGACTGGCAGCTTTTCGATGACGATGGAGAAGCCCAAGACAGCGAACATTTCTACCAGCAGGAAAAAGCGCGCCGCTGGATGGAACAAGGCAATTTTGCCGGTGCCATTCATTTGCTGGAACAGCTGATTGAAGAAAAGCCCGATTTTTGGGGAGCCCATAACAACTTGGCGCTCGCTTATTTCTATATAGGAGAATCGGAGATGGCCAAAACGCTGCTCCATGATGTTCTAAGGAGAAATCCTGGGAATCTTCATGCATTGTGCAATTTGGCGGTCTTTCATTATTATGAGAAAAACGACGAACTGGAAGATATATTGGAACTGCTGAAAAAAATCCAGCCGTATGTGTTTGAACACCGCTACAAGTTGGGGGCAACATTTGCGCTAGTCGGCAAGTATAAAGAAGCGTACCGCTGGCTGAGAAGCTTGCAAAAACGCGGCTTTGACGGAGATCCGGCTTTTTATTTCTGGCTATCGCACGCGGCCTACCACTCAGGGCATGAAGAAGTGGCAAGGCAGGCATGGAAGCAGTTGACCAAGATGGATCCGGACAAAGACGGCTATGAGCCGTGGTCGGAAAATGCAGTCATGCCGCACGTTGATGCGCTTGAACACGACCGTGACTATTTAGTGGAAAAGCTCGATCATTCCCATAAAAGCGAGCGGTTATTCGGGCTGTTTTTGCTCGGCAAATCTTCCCATAGACAAGAAATCATTTCCCATCCTAAATGGCTGCAGGCCGATCAGCCGTCTGCACTGGAAACGTATTTGCTCGGATATGCTCTTGGGCATCGTTTTAAAGAAACGGTTCCGGAAGAGCAGGCATTTATGCGCGCCATGCAAACGACAGAAATTCTTTATGCTAAAGAAGGCATGGTGACCCAGCAAGGTTCCTATGCTTTCCAAATGTGGTTCATGATTTTCGATAAAGCGTTTGACCGCAATTATCAATTCAAAAATCCGAATGCGTTGGCAGCTGCAGCGGACTATATGTTCAACTCCTCACGCGACCATTCGGTAACGAAAAAAGCGATTGCGGAAACATACGGCATTTCTCCTGCAACGCTTACGAAGTACGTTAATGAACTGATTCAATATTTGCCGCTTTTTGAATCATAG
- the trxB gene encoding thioredoxin-disulfide reductase, protein MTDTIKIYDVIIIGAGPAGMTAAVYTSRGNLSTLMLERGIPGGQMANTEEIENYPGFEHILGPDLSTKMFEHAKKFGAEYAYGDVKEIIDGEEYKTIIAGSKEYRARAIIITTGAEYKKMGIPGETELGGRGVSYCAVCDGAFFKQKELVVVGGGDSAVEEGVYLTRFADKVTIVHRRDELRAQKILQDRAFANDKIDFIWSNTVKEINAENGKVGSVTLMSTKDGVEQEFKADGVFIYIGMLPLTKPFAELGILNEEGYVMTDERMATSVPGIFAAGDVRDKMLRQVVTATGDGSIAAQAVQHYVEELAERISQEA, encoded by the coding sequence ATGACTGACACTATTAAAATTTATGATGTAATTATTATTGGGGCAGGTCCGGCAGGAATGACAGCTGCGGTCTACACATCTCGAGGCAATCTTTCCACGTTGATGCTAGAGCGCGGAATTCCAGGCGGCCAAATGGCTAATACGGAAGAAATCGAAAACTATCCAGGCTTCGAACATATTCTTGGGCCGGATCTTTCGACAAAAATGTTTGAACACGCTAAAAAATTCGGAGCCGAGTATGCATACGGCGACGTCAAAGAAATCATTGACGGAGAAGAATACAAAACCATTATTGCAGGTTCAAAAGAATACCGCGCACGCGCCATCATCATCACTACGGGTGCAGAGTACAAAAAAATGGGCATCCCGGGCGAAACGGAACTTGGCGGACGCGGTGTCAGCTATTGTGCTGTTTGTGATGGAGCGTTCTTTAAACAGAAAGAATTGGTTGTCGTCGGAGGCGGAGATTCGGCAGTAGAAGAAGGCGTCTACTTGACGCGTTTTGCGGATAAAGTGACAATCGTTCACCGCCGCGATGAATTGCGTGCACAGAAAATTCTTCAAGACCGCGCATTTGCCAATGACAAAATTGATTTTATCTGGAGCAATACGGTAAAAGAAATCAATGCGGAAAACGGCAAAGTCGGAAGTGTGACGCTAATGTCCACGAAAGACGGAGTGGAGCAAGAATTCAAAGCGGACGGAGTGTTTATCTACATCGGCATGCTGCCATTGACTAAACCGTTTGCTGAATTAGGAATTCTAAACGAAGAAGGCTATGTTATGACTGATGAGCGTATGGCAACTTCGGTTCCGGGCATCTTCGCAGCAGGCGACGTTCGCGACAAAATGCTGCGTCAAGTGGTTACAGCTACAGGAGACGGAAGCATTGCTGCACAAGCGGTTCAGCATTATGTTGAAGAATTGGCGGAAAGAATTAGCCAAGAAGCTTAA
- a CDS encoding 8-oxo-dGTP diphosphatase has protein sequence MQRIANLLVIQNNHVLLLKKPRRDWYVAPGGKMEAGESIYEAAIREFTEETNAKPIGTHLKGIYTMVIEEAGAKVDEWMLFTFVAKELTGVPFEETREGILEWHPVESLAFLPMAEGDRTNLQFAAHQKGVQYGTFHYTPEFDLLEENIQMSTEEVDCYDGK, from the coding sequence GTGCAGCGAATCGCGAATTTATTAGTTATCCAAAACAATCATGTATTATTGCTTAAGAAACCGCGCCGTGACTGGTATGTGGCACCAGGCGGCAAGATGGAAGCCGGCGAATCGATTTATGAGGCGGCCATCCGGGAATTTACCGAAGAAACCAATGCGAAGCCCATTGGCACCCATTTAAAAGGCATCTACACAATGGTCATCGAAGAAGCAGGAGCAAAAGTAGATGAGTGGATGCTTTTTACTTTTGTGGCCAAAGAGTTGACCGGCGTTCCATTTGAAGAAACGCGAGAAGGTATACTCGAATGGCATCCGGTGGAAAGCCTGGCATTTTTGCCTATGGCAGAAGGCGATCGGACCAATTTACAATTTGCCGCTCATCAAAAAGGGGTGCAGTATGGAACGTTCCATTACACGCCTGAATTTGATTTATTAGAAGAAAATATTCAAATGTCGACGGAAGAGGTGGATTGCTATGATGGAAAATAA